One window of the Streptomyces asoensis genome contains the following:
- a CDS encoding carbon-nitrogen family hydrolase: protein MRASLIQIAVEEGESVESRRVRVAALVREQAGAADLVVLPELWTTGAFAYEEFGSEAEPLEGPTYEAMAKAASDAGVWLHAGSIPERAPSGDSAAGEGPLYNTSLVFSPSGELAAAYRKIHRFGFDKGEAVLMGAGEELVTVRLPGTTVGVATCYDLRFPELFRGLVDAGAETLVIPAGWPERRRAHWTLLARARAVENQAFVLACGTAGTHAGVPQAGHSIVVDPWGEVLAEAGSGEEVLTVEFDPSRVATTREQFPALKDRVLGLRTPERRQP from the coding sequence GTGCGCGCCTCTCTGATCCAGATCGCCGTAGAAGAGGGCGAATCGGTCGAATCGCGCCGGGTGCGGGTCGCCGCGCTGGTGCGGGAACAGGCGGGTGCCGCCGACCTCGTGGTGCTGCCCGAGCTGTGGACGACCGGAGCGTTCGCCTACGAGGAGTTCGGCAGCGAGGCCGAGCCCCTGGAAGGGCCGACGTACGAGGCGATGGCCAAGGCCGCGAGCGACGCGGGCGTGTGGCTGCACGCGGGCTCGATCCCGGAGCGGGCTCCGTCCGGCGACTCCGCCGCGGGCGAGGGCCCCCTCTACAACACGTCTCTCGTCTTCTCCCCCTCCGGTGAGCTGGCCGCCGCCTACCGCAAGATCCACCGCTTCGGCTTCGACAAGGGCGAGGCCGTGCTGATGGGCGCGGGCGAGGAGCTGGTGACGGTCCGCCTCCCCGGGACGACCGTCGGTGTCGCCACCTGCTACGACCTCCGTTTCCCCGAACTCTTCCGCGGTCTCGTCGACGCCGGCGCCGAGACCCTCGTGATCCCCGCGGGCTGGCCGGAGCGCCGCCGGGCGCACTGGACGCTGCTGGCCCGGGCGCGGGCGGTCGAGAACCAGGCGTTCGTGCTCGCGTGTGGAACGGCCGGGACGCATGCCGGAGTTCCGCAGGCGGGTCACTCGATCGTGGTGGATCCGTGGGGCGAGGTGCTGGCGGAGGCGGGTTCCGGCGAGGAGGTCCTGACGGTCGAGTTCGACCCGTCCAGGGTCGCCACGACCCGGGAGCAGTTCCCGGCCCTGAAGGACCGGGTACTCGGCCTGCGCACTCCCGAACGCCGACAGCCCTAG
- a CDS encoding LURP-one-related/scramblase family protein yields MRFLVRDRLLGFGDDYWIEDDHGNKVYLVDGKAMRLRDTFELKDTHGRVLIDIHQKMFALRDTMVIERDGEPLATIRRKRLSLLRNHYRVALADGRTELDVSGKILDREFAVEYDGELLAVVSRRWLHVRETYGVDVVREDADPALLIAVAVCVIHLADKERED; encoded by the coding sequence ATGAGATTCCTCGTACGCGACCGGCTCCTCGGCTTCGGTGACGACTACTGGATCGAGGACGACCACGGCAACAAGGTGTACCTCGTCGACGGCAAGGCGATGCGGCTGCGGGACACCTTCGAGCTGAAGGACACCCATGGGCGGGTCCTGATCGACATCCACCAGAAGATGTTCGCCCTGCGGGACACGATGGTGATCGAACGGGACGGCGAGCCGCTGGCCACGATCCGGCGCAAGCGGCTGTCGCTGCTGCGCAACCACTACCGGGTGGCCCTGGCGGACGGCCGCACCGAACTCGACGTCAGCGGCAAGATCCTCGACCGGGAGTTCGCGGTCGAGTACGACGGCGAACTGCTGGCCGTCGTCTCCCGGCGGTGGCTGCACGTGCGGGAGACGTACGGCGTCGACGTCGTACGGGAGGACGCGGATCCGGCGCTGCTGATCGCGGTGGCGGTGTGCGTGATCCACCTCGCCGACAAGGAACGCGAGGACTAG
- a CDS encoding DUF6458 family protein, with the protein MGLGGCIILIAVGAILTFATDWDMQGVNLDLVGVILMIVGLIGVTTFSSIARRRRVMVPPTSTTVVETERHQRDGYNGGYGV; encoded by the coding sequence ATGGGCCTCGGCGGATGCATCATCCTCATCGCCGTGGGAGCCATCCTCACGTTCGCGACGGACTGGGACATGCAGGGCGTCAATCTCGATCTGGTCGGCGTCATCCTGATGATCGTCGGACTGATCGGCGTGACGACGTTCAGCAGCATCGCCCGGCGCCGCCGGGTGATGGTGCCTCCGACCTCGACCACGGTGGTCGAGACGGAACGGCACCAACGCGACGGCTACAACGGCGGCTACGGCGTCTGA
- a CDS encoding M18 family aminopeptidase: MSAPSRFDRGHTDDLMTFLTASPSPYHAVANAAERLEKAGFRQVSETDAWDAETSAASAAGSGGRYVLRGGAIVAWYVPEGAAPHTPFRIIGAHTDSPNLRVKPLPDTGAHGWRQVAVEIYGGPLLNSWLDRDLGLAGRLTLRDGSTRLVDIGRPLLRVPQLAIHLDRAVNTDGLKLDKQRHLQPVWGLANDVRDGDLIAFLEQEAGLAAGQVTGWDLMAHSVEPPAYLGRDEELVAGPRMDNLLSVHAGTAALTAVATGGEGLPYIPVLAAFDHEENGSQSDTGADGPLLGSVLERSVFARGGSYEDRARAFAGTVCLSSDTGHAVHPNYAERHDPTHHPRVNGGPILKVNVNNRYATDGSGRAIFAAACEKAGVPFQNFVSNNSMPCGTTIGPITAARHGIRTVDIGVAILSMHSARELCGDADPYLLANALVAFLEG; encoded by the coding sequence ATGAGCGCACCCTCCCGCTTCGACCGCGGCCACACCGACGACCTCATGACGTTCCTGACGGCGAGCCCGTCGCCGTACCACGCCGTGGCGAACGCGGCCGAGCGCCTGGAGAAGGCCGGGTTCAGGCAGGTCTCGGAGACGGACGCCTGGGACGCGGAGACCTCGGCGGCCTCCGCGGCGGGGAGCGGTGGCAGGTACGTGCTGCGCGGCGGCGCGATCGTGGCCTGGTACGTGCCCGAGGGCGCCGCGCCGCACACGCCGTTCCGGATCATCGGCGCGCACACCGACTCCCCGAACCTGCGCGTCAAGCCGCTGCCCGACACCGGGGCGCACGGCTGGCGCCAGGTGGCCGTGGAGATCTACGGCGGTCCGCTGCTCAACTCCTGGCTCGACCGCGACCTGGGCCTGGCGGGCCGGCTGACCCTGCGGGACGGCTCGACGCGCCTGGTCGACATCGGCCGCCCACTGCTGCGGGTCCCCCAACTCGCCATCCACCTGGACCGGGCGGTCAACACCGACGGCCTCAAGCTCGACAAGCAGCGCCACCTCCAGCCCGTCTGGGGCCTGGCGAACGACGTGCGCGACGGCGACCTGATCGCCTTCCTGGAGCAGGAGGCCGGGCTGGCCGCGGGCCAGGTCACCGGCTGGGACCTGATGGCGCACTCCGTGGAGCCGCCCGCCTATCTGGGCCGCGACGAGGAGCTGGTGGCCGGTCCCCGGATGGACAACCTGCTCTCCGTGCACGCAGGTACGGCCGCGCTGACGGCCGTGGCGACCGGCGGCGAGGGACTGCCGTACATCCCGGTGCTGGCCGCCTTCGACCACGAGGAGAACGGCTCGCAGTCGGACACCGGCGCGGACGGGCCGCTGCTGGGCAGCGTGCTGGAGCGTTCGGTGTTCGCGCGCGGAGGGTCGTACGAGGACCGGGCGAGAGCCTTCGCGGGCACCGTCTGTCTGTCCTCCGACACCGGTCACGCCGTCCACCCCAACTACGCGGAGCGGCACGACCCCACGCATCACCCGCGGGTCAACGGCGGCCCGATCCTCAAGGTCAACGTCAACAACCGCTACGCGACCGACGGTTCGGGCCGGGCGATCTTCGCCGCCGCCTGCGAGAAGGCGGGCGTGCCGTTCCAGAACTTCGTCTCCAACAACTCCATGCCCTGCGGCACGACCATCGGCCCGATCACCGCCGCCCGGCACGGTATCCGCACGGTCGACATCGGCGTGGCCATCCTGTCGATGCACAGCGCACGGGAGTTGTGCGGCGACGCCGACCCGTACCTGCTGGCCAACGCGCTGGTGGCGTTCCTGGAGGGGTAG
- a CDS encoding acyl-CoA dehydrogenase, with translation MGHYKSNLRDIEFNLFEVLGRDKLYGTGPFGEMDTETAKSILEELTRLAENELAESFTDADRNPPVFDPETNTAPVPASFKKSYQAFMDSEYWRLGLPEEIGGTTAPPSLIWAYAELILGANPAVWMYSSGPAFAGILFDEGNDVQKKIAQIAVDRQWGSTMVLTEPDAGSDVGAGRTKAVQQEDGSWHIEGVKRFITSGEHDMSENILHYVLARPEGAGPGTKGLSLFMVPKTLFDFETGELGERNGVYATNVEHKMGLKASNTCEMTFGDRHPAKGWLIGDKHDGIRQMFRIIEFARMMVGTKAISTLSTGYLNALEYAKERVQGPDLANFMDKAAPKVTITHHPDVRRSLITQKAYAEGMRALVLYTASVQDAIAVKEANGEDAKTEHALNDLLLPIVKGYGSEKGYEQLAQSLQTFGGSGFLQEYPIEQYIRDAKIDTLYEGTTAIQGQDFFFRKIVRNQGAALNSLAEDIKKFLALGTGGEELAGAREHLAKAAVELEAIVGLMLTDLAATEQDVKNIYKVGLNTTRLLLASGDVIVGYLLLKGAAIAAEKLESAATKAVSAKDVAFYTGKIAAAKFFAADVLPGVTLARKIAAGVELDLMELDEAAF, from the coding sequence ATGGGGCACTACAAGTCGAATCTCCGCGACATCGAGTTCAACCTCTTCGAGGTGCTCGGGCGCGACAAGCTGTACGGCACCGGCCCGTTCGGGGAGATGGACACCGAGACCGCGAAGAGCATCCTCGAGGAGCTGACCCGCCTCGCGGAGAACGAGCTGGCGGAGTCCTTCACGGACGCCGACCGCAACCCGCCGGTCTTCGACCCCGAGACCAACACCGCGCCGGTCCCCGCGTCCTTCAAGAAGAGCTACCAGGCCTTCATGGACTCCGAGTACTGGCGTCTGGGCCTGCCCGAGGAGATCGGCGGCACCACCGCCCCGCCGTCCCTGATCTGGGCGTACGCGGAGCTGATCCTCGGCGCCAACCCGGCCGTGTGGATGTACTCCTCCGGCCCGGCCTTCGCCGGCATCCTCTTCGACGAGGGCAACGACGTCCAGAAGAAGATCGCGCAGATCGCCGTCGACCGGCAGTGGGGCTCCACCATGGTCCTCACCGAGCCGGACGCCGGCTCGGACGTGGGCGCCGGGCGTACCAAGGCGGTCCAGCAGGAGGACGGCTCCTGGCACATCGAGGGCGTGAAGCGCTTCATCACGTCCGGTGAGCACGACATGTCGGAGAACATCCTCCACTACGTGCTGGCCCGTCCCGAGGGCGCCGGTCCCGGCACCAAGGGCCTGTCCCTCTTCATGGTCCCGAAGACGCTCTTCGACTTCGAGACCGGTGAGCTGGGCGAGCGCAACGGCGTCTACGCCACCAACGTCGAGCACAAGATGGGCCTGAAGGCCTCCAACACCTGCGAGATGACGTTCGGCGACCGGCACCCCGCCAAGGGCTGGCTGATCGGCGACAAGCACGACGGCATCCGCCAGATGTTCCGCATCATCGAGTTCGCCCGCATGATGGTCGGCACGAAGGCGATCTCCACGCTCTCCACCGGCTACCTCAACGCCCTGGAGTACGCCAAGGAGCGCGTCCAGGGTCCCGACCTGGCGAACTTCATGGACAAGGCCGCGCCGAAGGTCACCATCACCCACCACCCCGACGTGCGCCGCTCGCTGATCACACAGAAGGCGTACGCGGAGGGCATGCGCGCCCTCGTCCTCTACACGGCCTCCGTCCAGGACGCGATCGCCGTGAAGGAGGCGAACGGCGAGGACGCGAAGACGGAGCACGCGCTCAACGACCTGCTCCTGCCGATCGTCAAGGGCTACGGCTCCGAGAAGGGCTACGAGCAGCTCGCCCAGTCGCTCCAGACCTTCGGCGGCTCCGGGTTCCTCCAGGAGTACCCGATCGAGCAGTACATCCGCGACGCCAAGATCGACACCCTGTACGAGGGCACCACGGCGATCCAGGGCCAGGACTTCTTCTTCCGGAAGATCGTCCGCAACCAGGGCGCCGCGCTGAACTCCCTCGCCGAGGACATCAAGAAGTTCCTGGCGCTGGGCACCGGCGGCGAGGAGCTGGCCGGCGCCCGCGAGCACCTGGCCAAGGCGGCCGTCGAGCTGGAGGCCATCGTCGGCCTGATGCTGACCGACCTCGCGGCCACCGAGCAGGACGTCAAGAACATCTACAAGGTGGGCCTGAACACCACCCGCCTGCTGCTCGCCTCCGGTGACGTCATCGTCGGCTACCTGCTCCTCAAGGGTGCCGCGATCGCCGCCGAGAAGCTCGAGTCGGCCGCCACCAAGGCCGTCTCCGCGAAGGACGTGGCGTTCTACACCGGCAAGATCGCGGCGGCGAAGTTCTTCGCGGCCGACGTCCTGCCGGGCGTCACCCTGGCCCGCAAGATCGCCGCGGGCGTCGAGCTCGACCTGATGGAGCTGGACGAGGCCGCCTTCTAG